In Penaeus chinensis breed Huanghai No. 1 chromosome 41, ASM1920278v2, whole genome shotgun sequence, the genomic window aaccaagTAACTTTTGATTCGTACTTAACATTatatgttttaaatgttttaGTGTTGACGATTTcataatacatatgcacacacacacacacactcacacacacacacacacacacacacacacacacacacacacacacatatatatatatatatatgagtgtgtgtgtgtgtgtatatatgtgtatgtgtgcgtgtgtgggtgtgtgtgtgagtgtgtgtgtgtgtgtgcgtgtgtgtgtgcgtgtgcttaaatatgcatacatatgtatatgtgtgcacatatatgtgtgtgtgtgtgtgtgtgtgcttaaatatgcatacacatgtatatgtgtgtgtgtgtgtgtgtgtgtgtgtgtgtgtgtgtgtgtgtgtgtgtgtgtgtgtgtgtgtgtgtaacacgcaACCAcgcatgtacatacgcacacaaacacgtggTAATACAAGTGTACACATACAATTCAGGTGTTGGTTAGACACCTGTTTATAACTACCTGTTACCTTCAGCTTCGCTCTGCTATTCGATTCGACCATGTTTGACAGAAAAGTTCATAAAAAGTATTACCATTGTGATCAGGACTTGCACTCGAGACGATGTCTCGGAGTTAGAAACGAGTTATATCTGTGGAATTTATCAtcggttttatttgttttattccgaAAGACACCATTAACTTTAACGGTAGAAGATACGACGCTTGTTGCACTACTGAATATCGTCGCAAGGTAAGGAGACCGTCCAtagggcaggggggtggggggaggcagtCATTATCACTCATTCGATCCGATCCGATTCAATCCGGTATTACAGATTCTTTTAAGGCGTCTTCTGTTAATCCAAAAATCCAAAAACACAGTTCTTGCACATAAGTTGTAAGACACACTGCCTGACGCACGACTCAGTGCGATTATCAGTAAGTTGTGCGACGCCCTAAcctcttagtttttttttacattattttctgtGTTAACCACCGACACTGCATATGTCCTGTTTAATGAGTTTATGGATAGTTTAGCCTAGCCCGTAATTTTTCTATCTACTCTATAGAAGGTTGGTCTTTTCTGCGATAATTCAAGACAGCAACTAAGATCGAAATTCTCAGTAAAAGGGAGCACATCTTTTGATATAAGGATTATTTTCAGTTACCTAttggaagcattttttttttttttttttattgggatttgcatgtatttaattttttttccaataaGATATATTGCGAATTATCTTTGTATCTAACTGGAAAGCGGAATAGAAATCAAACACTGGCAAATCTCTTAACTGCACTAAATTCgaaaataaagaaagcaagatGCCGCGGAACTGAcagttggggtggggggaggggggctgactGAAGGAACTGTTTTGAAGTAACTTAGAGTCCGAATACTGCTTTGAGACTGATAAAAAATCTTGAAAACAAGTAATCTATTGCAAGGAGTATTCGTGTACTGCCCGTTCAAGTATGAATTCTTagtaacttaattttttttttttttttttttgcaataaatcATTTCTGCATgcaacgcaaacacaaacagctCTATATCCAAACTGTAGGGATCAGTCAATGTGATCTTTAACCgttgcaaatgtgtgtgtttattacgtGACATGGCCAGTAGACTTTCATGTGTAGGATTAGTATGTCCATAGAGTTTCGCTGGGAGATTTTGAGCGCTTGCACGTACTTTCATTTACGTGTTAATGTTGCATAATAAATTTTCTTCACCCTGTTTTATCTACAAGTTCCATGGTATATCatatgtctcctctcccctcgggaCAATCAGTGAAGTTTATTTGGTTATAGTTACTATTGCACCAGGCAAAATAACTATATCTGCTATACACCTACAGTAGTCATGGAATATCTTATTTCAATCGAAAATGGATGCGTTTGTCATTAGAGTCTTCCATAGGGccccacatttgtttgtgtgctgATGCAGAAAAATATTTTTACACTCGATTCTCTTGGTGGGATAGCATCTTCAACGTTGAACTGTCGCTGGATGCTTATGATTTTGCGGCAAGCGTTATGAAAAATAATTGCGATGAAAACTGATTCACCCAGGAACATCTGTACCAAATTACctatgtttgtgtattgtgtagTAAGTGGTATggctcgttttttcttctttttttttatgtatgttttccttgTAGTTCTTGTATCACGTCACCAGTAGTCTAAGTTTGTGCTTATTTCAGAGTATTATAGTTCTTGTGTATATACTTGTGAAGGGTTCTTAAAATGGTTTAATTCTTGTGGGTCGATGGATTGTATTATGGGGCTGCAGATACCTCCTCGTtctattgtataaaaaaaaaaaccaatgtgAGTGCTTATGTAAGCGTATTTAATGTATCCATTATATCGCGCCACGTTGTATTTCGTGACTTATTTTAGTGTTGTACAGGTGTTGAAGAGGCTGTGAAGCTGGTTACAAGAGTCGATTCCGAAGGCTTCTGGACATAGAGGGAAACCACTGTGCTTCgtgttgtgtctgtatgtgagttttttttgtttgtttttttttttttaattattattcggtaggtggatgggtgttaAGGAATCGACGAATTGGTACGAGGATATTAAGTTTGAgtatattttgaatatgtttttatttgtttaaagaaaaaaaaaacgatcataaTTGTAGACAATACAGACAATTACTGTAGGTAGTCATATTTATgataagaacaatctatcgttattcaaaaccttgtctgACCCCGGGACAGAGGTGACGTGTTTATGTAAAGTCCCAGTTTTCTCCGTAACACTTCCCATGTCCCCTTAGCATGATCTATTAGCTgttggagtttttttgtttttttatcattagctgTTTCCCAAACATGgacaatattcgcccaaacattttATAGCAGGTTTGAACCACATGCCTTACTTCGCCACGGAGCCTCCATGCAGTTTTGATCATGGAATCACTTCACAACTAACCTAGACGCATGTATAGGGCAATTGATTAACTTGCACAAATATTATTGTTTATGAGAAGGGCTAAAGCATAGCAGCGTATTAATGGGAGGAACATTTCTTTTAATAAGTCGGTATATTTGTTTAAGTTCAAATTAAGTTCAtgtacctcagtacatctgacttttcgaatttctaaatcaatttccactgagtgcccacggggagtgtgtaaaacctcgctatcatgtatgagtagataggcaatgtctacggagctagttagctcctagttgcacacgcttcttagtgggtcgcgtggcatggttggttcagtactggccctccagagtgacctaggttcgaggcctggccaGGAAGGATTGTTAAATATCTATACCAatacagcattgcattattccatctttcatatatatgtgtgtgtgtgtgtatgcatatatatacacatatgtttgtatgtattttatgtgtatatagataggcaTGTAtacaagatgtatgtatgtgtctagatAGTTAGACAATCTATATAGTCTAtatacttttatttcctttttttacctcGACATTTGCCATTCCATCACGTACTACAGAACAAGTATTTGCTTTGTACTAATCAGTTTTGTTACGaagcagagaaggaaaggaaaaagggggaaaggaaaagaccttgcaaaattagttgagacgaGGGCTGAAGTCCAAGGTAGGGCTgatcccttacattgggcctcagtctccgtctcctaagccccccccccccccccaagacaacaacgagcaagggattggggggggggtttgtaaATAGAATAAAGTgttataactttttattttatttccatagGTTAtacgtttcattatcattacacgtGAAGGCATGGCTGAACATATTGTGAAGTAAGTATAAAAACAGATATGGGGTTTATTTgtatagtagtaataagagtgataatgcatataataatgttaacagtgacAGTAATGTCATGAATAGGGATAtgaaatattgatagaaataacaatattgttaatagatgcagtaataatgatagtttatatgataatgataatgaagtgaaaataataggtgtggtaatattgataataataatgataatgataattagtattagtagtagtatcatcatcattatgataataatagtaaaagcaatactaatgatattgatgataataacgatcatgataacactaacattaatgacaatgatgataatgctgataattctaatgataataatggtgagaaaaaaaaggttttgcaAAAAGAAATTGGCCGAATTACAACATGAAAATAACACAGGTAAGTGTATTAACATTAAAATTTATGATAAATGGTGACAGTAATAGACATGACTGCAATGGTGATgtcaagagaaaatgagaatggcaACGCTAAACGGATATAAAGATGATATTGCTGGTAATGAaaagttaataatattgatacagcTAGACCTATAACGATTGAGGGAATAGTATCAAAATTATCACATTAAAAATGATAGGGGTAATGCAAATTAAAATGCTGATCatatagataaaattataatgatgatatcaagagACAAGATATTGCTaacaagagtaaaagagagagagagagagagagagagagcattaatcgtgttatcagtgataatgacaatcttGATATTTCTAATGGTAAcgttattgatgttaatgatggcaataatgatattaacagttaccataatgatgataccctaaatgatactaacaatgatgataatcttggCTGTCATTATATTAGACacgatgatattaatatagatataataataaaattcctacatattaatgatgataatgatgataatataatgacaagaaCACAGATCATTATATCTGTGACATTCTACGACAAGCGAATAAGTTGCAATGTTCATTGtaggggaataatgataataatgagaacaataataaaaatgacaacactaGCAGTTAAATGGGGAAAtcattaatgacaacaattatggaAACAAATATTGACTATGACCTTGACCACAActgtaataagaacaaaaacacaattaATATCTTCTTCAGATACTTCCTCTCCTTGGTTTTTCTTTGGACGATTGGATTTGCTGCTGTCTTGTTGTATGTACATCTTCTTGCACTTGGAGATGTGATGAGACACGCTGTTCATATTCGTCCCAGATTGACCACCAAAGTCCAAGCCATTGGGCAGTTCGGTAGAGAGAGTCAACCACCTGCCATCGACGCCCATGATCCAGTGTCCTGCAAATGTCAGACGAGACCCCTGAAGTTTCGCGAGTATTATGAGTCACAGCTGTCTGTAACGCTACCTTGGCTGAATATGACGTCCCATGAGGTGCTGGAAAGGACGCACCCCAACTTGCCGATCAACATGTATGATGACCTCAATGCGAAACATTGCCATTTACTCCCGTCTTTTAATAGGTAAGTCCATTTACAACACTGCTTCCATGCACTTATGCTATTTCAAATCGAGGTTTCTGGACTAAAGTGTTGTGTGTCTTGCAGAATAAACTGGTACAATAAATATTACCAGCCTGTGGTAGTTGCCAAGAGCACCAAGTTCTTCCTCTCTTCAGCTTTCTTGGATAACCGTATTGCTACTGGTAGGTATGGCCAAATCGTTGATTGAGGTTCTTTAATATGAAACAAGTGACATGTATCTAATAATGTAGTCTATAAATCTCGATATATCGTaatacaagatagatagatatattacttCACAGCCCCTGCTGTAGGTTGCTGATACCACGATGCTCCTCAGGAGACCCTTTGTCATTAGCAACAACGCCGTGATCACGAGGCTTACATGCCACCTTCTTAGTCAGGATGCAAATTACAAGCGATATGCTTGGGGGTGTTATCTCGGGTTCGTCAAAGCGTTGgcgtctctctctgctcccctcgcttccccatgACACGCCTAACGTCCGATTCTGTACACAGAGTAATTAGTTTTATGCTTCCCGCTTTTTCTCAAATCACACTAGCATAGCAATAAACTattttcttgtaaaaaaaaaaaaaaaaaaaaaaaaactctctgctttcctattttccactttttttttcttttttacaaagaCGTGCGACCCTGTATCCGTATCCTTGCATGGAGCAAAGACACGAATCCCACAGCTCCTTGGTGCCGCATCTGGTTCAACACAACGGGGCCGCCAGCCGTCTCGCGCGTCATCAGAATCGGTAAACAGAGCTGAATCATGTCTATgaggttattttctttttttctctccctctcttattttcacaCAGATCTATTGTACTTGAATATGTTAAATACGTTGTTGTCAGTGTATCAGGGCATTTCATTGGTTGCTGACTATAGGATGAAGACATGTTTATTGTCACTgtaattgtcattacttttatcattataattatcacctgtGGTGCTTGGAGGATAGTAGTCCTATACCAGCCGAGACGAAACAGCTGAAACACGTGCTGCGGAtatggatttttatatatatatatatatatatatatatgatatatgaatatatatataatatacatatatatatgatatataaatatatatatatataatatacatatatatatgatatataaatatatatataatatacatatatatatatatatataatgactgttGAAATTAGTAACTAATATaattcacagtaataatgatgataacacagtaatgataacaataataatagtaaggattatgataatcataatagtaataattgtgataatcataatagtattaacaataataatatttatgataataatacgaagaaaaaaataatggcaattaaTGACATTTATTGTAATGACAAAACCCACAATTGCAGATTACTTAGATTGGCAACCCAGGTCAGGCGATCGCCACATGACCTTCCTGCTCACGTGTCGAATCCCGAAGTACAATTCTCACCTCACGCCCTTATCGGTGTCCGTTGTGAGCAGCCCGTGTGAGAAGTACACTAAGAATTTGCTGAaggtaaagttatcattattatactggtGAGGAAAggaatgctaatgaaaataggaatggtaaaaacaatgatgataattattttcttctccctttggtTAATTCATTTGCATTATTTTACGCAATTTTCTTTGTCGTGGTACACATTGCTTTACGTGTAGTGAGTTTCATATCCAGTCAAAATAATGATcaaatatatgtatggttacaggTATTTGGGTCTATGGAACGCGACACTAAAACCGCTTTGGTTAACTCAAGCAAGAATGAAGATAGGTTTGTACCTGGTCTATGTTAATTGCATTTTCAGCATGCTTGAATAAGGTTGCTGCTGACTGCTTCATGCTACATGTACATCCCGTGTCTTGGCATGACAGCTCACCTGTGTGGAACGCGGCCGTGTGCGGACCGGCGCTCTCCTACTACCACGAAGACGTTTCCATCCAGTTGGTTGAGTGGCTGGAGCTCCTGAGGGCTTTGGGCTTCGCCAGGGTGTTCCTGTACGAGACGGAAGTCCATCCCAACATCGAGAAAGTCCTGCGCTACTACGAGGCCGAGGGATTCGTTGGTGTCACTAAATTCGCATACCATGTCAACGATCCCATCCTGCGCAAGTAAGCAGCGTGGTCCGTCACTTGAAATCAAAGAAATATTGCACAAACAGGGCAATTGTTTTCTAGCTGTAAGTATAATATAATCAGAAGTTCGGGAGACGGAAATATTAAAGCCCTTACTAATGACCATACAAGACAAATAAGTCACTGGAATCCTTATGGTATTATGATACTTCTATGATACAAAATTGAAAGTTCAAGTTATTATATGAAGCTCAATTTTTATTAAAATGTATCAGGCATACCCCCTTTAAATGCTGTCCGTATGATCAGCAAGAGGCAAAACCAGCATCAATACCAGGAAATTTATGGCACCTGGGAAAAATAAAGAATCCATTCGGCAACCATTCTGCCATTTGATAAACTTAGATCATGCATTATGCACCTCTGATCAGACTGGAGCAGCACTGGTGATAACATCAACTAAAGTCAAAGCCATGTAGATCACAaacttgtctcattatcaataaatctagtttctgcattgtgagcttttctaccatagtatcaacacggtagagtttttaccattcacacacacatatttataaatatacatatatatatatgtgtgtgtgtgtgtgtgtgtgaatggtaaaaactctaccgtgttgatactatggtagaaaagcccacaatgcagaaactagatttattgataatgagacaagttTCGAAATCGTCCTGGATTCCATTTAGTTGGtactttttctaatatatatatatgtgtgtgtgtgtgtgtgtgtgtgtgtgtgtgtgtgtgtgtgtgtgtgtgtgtgtacatatatgaatatatatatgtatatatatatatatgtatacataacacacacacacacacacacatatatatatatatatgtatatttataaatatgtgtgtgaatggtaaaaactctaccgtgttgatactatggtagaaaagcccacaatgcagaaactagatttattgataatgagacaagttTCGAAATCGTCCTGGATTCAATTTAGTTGGTActttttccaatatatatatatacctgtttgtgtgtgtgtttgtgtgtatgtacatacatatatgaatatatatgtatgtatgtatatatatatatatatatatatatatatatatatgtatatatatacatatatatatatatatgtgtgtgtatatatatatatatatatatatatatatataggtatacataacacacacacacacacatacacacatacacgcatatatatatatatatatatatatatatatatatataaatatgtgtgtgtgtgtgtatatatgtatatatatacatatatatacatatatatatatatatatatacattatatacatatatatatatttgaatatgaatgatTCTACACTTTGCTGACTGAATGAGGATGGTACGTTTCCCAGGTCAGTCGGAGAGGCAGGCTTTGattttccttcttgttattacctaaggtttttttttctacacactgtctctctttgtctctgcttgtctaggtctttctctctctctgaggaatAGTGATGACGCGCATAGGGAGAGATTTTGAGGCTACGTATTTGGTATACTGCACTTATGATGCCTTTAGGTTCAtctaaatacaaataatgattgcATTTACATGTGATTAATCGGAAGGATAAATgtggtatatgaatataatgactGTAATATGATAAATGTAGTAATGTCACGCAGCTGATATGGATTATCACGGTAGTAAGCAAATGCCATTTTAAAAAGAAGTCTCAAAGTATGTGattgttttcattcattattgttattattattattgttaatatcattattattatcattattattattattattattattatcattattattattaatattatttgttatgattattattattatttcttattgttattcttgttatcatttgttatagttattattattatttgtaattgttattgttattattattactattattattattattgttattattattattattattattattattattattattattattatcattattattattattattattagccttattatcattattgttattaaaatttttattattattattattattatcagtatcattattatttttattgcaattttattagcattatcattaccatattttgaattatgtaattactattattatcattattaccattttttatatataattactactactactataataacaataataataattattattattattatcattattataaaaacaataataataataattattactattattattattataaaaataataattattattattattattattattataaaaacaataataataataattattattatcattatggtcattatcatcagtatcattgctatgaaaattataatcattatcatcactttcttaTGAGACTCTGGGCGTTGATGGAACCTACGCAAGTTCTGGGCATGGAGAACCTGCTCTTCACCGACTGCGTCCTCCGCCACATGCACAAGTACCGCTTCCTCGCTCGCCTCAACCTCGACCAAATGCCCATGTTGCCCAACCACGACTCCTTCCCGCTTTGGCTCAACGACCAATTATTTGAGTAGGTCTTCATTTCTCTATTTCGAATGTTTATCCAGTCAGGTACCCATACTTGATCTTAATGTAAGTGCGTTCAAGTGTAATAATTCTGCTTAGTAGATTTCCCCGCCATTCTTGTGTTGTTACACAAAGGCCACACTCTTTTCACCTCCTCAGGAATTCGATTGGAAATGGGTCGGCCGAGAACCTCCCGCCGTCGTATGATCTGCGCTGGTATTATCACCACGACGACCTAGGGACTCCGGCCTCCAGCGCTTCTCTCCCTGAGTACCTGAAGTTTCTGCGTCAGTCCAAGAGGACAGTGATGGACATTTACCCAACAAACTACAACCCGACGTATGACATGAATCTCGTCACCGGTGTCTTCTCGAACGATGTTGCTGTTTGTGCAAGTGGTAAGCCTTGTATTTAGATATTGTATATTGTTTAATATTTGAACATCTTTAAAAGGCAAAGAACATGCGATTGATGAAATTTAGAGGCATTTTATGTAGCTGTTAGGAGCTATACAGAATTTAACAGAATCTTGCACTGTGACAGGAAAGTGCCGAGGCGAGTCCTACCAGTGCCCGAGAGACGTGGCTTACCTTGGCCTCTACACCAAGACCTGCGGAGAAGCCTGCAAGAAGCCCGGGTCAACGGTGGAGGTCTCAGCTCTCCGGAAGTACAAGGGCCAAGTCTCCAGTGCCGTTGCCAAAGTCCTGCAGGAGCTGCGTCTCGTCGTCTAAGTTGATACTGATatgacattgatattgataacgtttatttagccaatatacataaagacagtATGACGTacacagaataaaaataaaatggctgagcctcctgagaacacaaTCTCTCTTAAGGAGACACCTTATTATAAGGGAACTAATGTATATTAAATTATTAGACTCAGTCATTCCACTCGCAGGTGGATTGgatacgataacagtaataaatataaaaatacatacatatatacatatatatatatataaatgcgtgtgtgcgaatattatatatattatatatatgtatatatatgtgtttgtgtgtgtgtatgtgtgtgtgtgcgtgtgtgtgtatatatatatgtatatacacgtacatatatgtatatatatatgcatatatatatatacatatatatatatatgcatatatatatatatatataaatgtgtgtgtatgtgtgtgtgtgtgtgtgtgtgtgtgtgtgtgtgtgtgtgtgtgtgtgtgtgtgtgtgtgtgtgtgtgtgtgtgtgtacacatatatgcatatatatatacacacatatatatatatatatatatatatgcacacatttatattcatattgtgtatatatatccaatataaatatatatatgtatacatttatatatatatatggatatatatacatatgttcccCGGTGCCTGTGTTCCCCCAGGGCCGATGTTCACCTGCGCTGATGTTTCCCGGTGCCGATGTTCCCGAATAATATATAGGTCCCTTGCCACGTCTCACTTTCTATGGATACGAATTGATGCTTAACCTATAATTCTATAAGCTtttagataggtaaatatgttatatgacGTGTAGATAGCTTGGATATTTGCTGTCTCGAGTCCACTTGTAAAGAAAGCTATAGTAAGTCTTGGCCTTTTGCGTCACGATTaatttgctctctcgctctctccatctctccccccctcgttctcttcctcttcctttccctcctactctccttttctctccatctctccctctccccctttcccttctcactcccattccccttctccctttcataaTTATGGAGTGCCGAACAGGTGTGCTGTGCCATAACACAGAAAAGGGAAACGAACTAAACAGGTTTTTTCGATTTACAACCGAAGAACAGATTACACAGAATCAGGTTTAcgatgtacaaaatatatataatatacataaatataaattaatagaaataaagtaagtatatacaaaatatataagacATGTAATATGAcgcagatataaagagaaagaaagacgagagaaaagagagggagagagagagtcgttaCACGTGCGCTGGGATTCCGCTCGttaaatcccgttttcttttccccaaAAACAATGATGCGATTTTTTGAGTTTATAATCTGATGTATATTTGATATGTTCTACTTAGCTTTCGTATAACAA contains:
- the LOC125047633 gene encoding uncharacterized protein LOC125047633 isoform X2; the protein is MAEHIVKLTTKVQAIGQFGRESQPPAIDAHDPVSCKCQTRPLKFREYYESQLSVTLPWLNMTSHEVLERTHPNLPINMYDDLNAKHCHLLPSFNRINWYNKYYQPVVVAKSTKFFLSSAFLDNRIATDVRPCIRILAWSKDTNPTAPWCRIWFNTTGPPAVSRVIRIDYLDWQPRSGDRHMTFLLTCRIPKYNSHLTPLSVSVVSSPCEKYTKNLLKVFGSMERDTKTALVNSSKNEDSSPVWNAAVCGPALSYYHEDVSIQLVEWLELLRALGFARVFLYETEVHPNIEKVLRYYEAEGFVGVTKFAYHVNDPILRKLWALMEPTQVLGMENLLFTDCVLRHMHKYRFLARLNLDQMPMLPNHDSFPLWLNDQLFENSIGNGSAENLPPSYDLRWYYHHDDLGTPASSASLPEYLKFLRQSKRTVMDIYPTNYNPTYDMNLVTGVFSNDVAVCASGKCRGESYQCPRDVAYLGLYTKTCGEACKKPGSTVEVSALRKYKGQVSSAVAKVLQELRLVV
- the LOC125047633 gene encoding uncharacterized protein LOC125047633 isoform X1, which gives rise to MAEHIVKYFLSLVFLWTIGFAAVLLYVHLLALGDVMRHAVHIRPRLTTKVQAIGQFGRESQPPAIDAHDPVSCKCQTRPLKFREYYESQLSVTLPWLNMTSHEVLERTHPNLPINMYDDLNAKHCHLLPSFNRINWYNKYYQPVVVAKSTKFFLSSAFLDNRIATDVRPCIRILAWSKDTNPTAPWCRIWFNTTGPPAVSRVIRIDYLDWQPRSGDRHMTFLLTCRIPKYNSHLTPLSVSVVSSPCEKYTKNLLKVFGSMERDTKTALVNSSKNEDSSPVWNAAVCGPALSYYHEDVSIQLVEWLELLRALGFARVFLYETEVHPNIEKVLRYYEAEGFVGVTKFAYHVNDPILRKLWALMEPTQVLGMENLLFTDCVLRHMHKYRFLARLNLDQMPMLPNHDSFPLWLNDQLFENSIGNGSAENLPPSYDLRWYYHHDDLGTPASSASLPEYLKFLRQSKRTVMDIYPTNYNPTYDMNLVTGVFSNDVAVCASGKCRGESYQCPRDVAYLGLYTKTCGEACKKPGSTVEVSALRKYKGQVSSAVAKVLQELRLVV